The candidate division TA06 bacterium genome has a window encoding:
- a CDS encoding M28 family peptidase has product MKLKALSFLLMALVSAVAGTANEQLISVSLKDRNDIIRWREERIPTRLFLSGQALSVADIQTVIYLKTRGYQVEVIGPWNNQGAYWVARNGIPIGKGEPEKVLWQKGKSVIGYNSSGKELSLPDPHRYQPFPVKALPARYWDQILLVRSAPARLKSDPEIQVLVDQVNSDTLTATIQRLQDFKTRLALSDSCYAAEEWLLQKFNSYGYSAEYDSFYHARSLYFAEPWPGAGYDRNVLAKAPGSSRPLQEFVICGHLDATTLGGYSHPIDTSLCRTDAPGADDNATGSAATLEIARICRGTSFNPSLTYALWAAEESYLLGSDHYAASTQNLGTDLRGVVNMDMVGWMNSTAIDIDVGSSDPFSQWLNDLYSEAALIYAPELTVYQGMGNGSDDMSFADRGYPALMLIADYYAGFNPYYHTTEETIDKINPLLYTAVTKASLAVTAILGLYPGPVDSVKCRDLGDGSRLVVSWQPSPEGDVTGYRIYRGRSSGNYGDTTWVPGQTSNIDTIDGLYSDSAYYFAVTAMGYNSRESYDAMEVSGTPKLQPQAPAGLAVVPVDSGSALLWENNFELDLEGYNVYRRIDNGTFDSLAYTTDTFLLDKPLSGASRYYYKIKARDTDGNCSQFSDSVYCRPITLDQGILLVDETNNWSTGSFPRDVQQDSFYNYIMSGYKYEQYEYGTSLQKPILADFGTYSTVAWLADDYAGMLATGAVNDLRSYLDNGGKLWLAGWKPSGNLHNSITYPANYVAGDLSYDCFKITHAELSGTADSFKTALGLYGYPDITIDTLKYPSTIWGKTLRSIEALTPLAGADTIYVMDMKNNGSTFEGRACAVRDSGKTVFFGFPLYFMDREQVKAAAQKVMAEFGEEPLGAAGKPENLERITDFRLFQNSPNPFKNQTAISYQLPQTGRVKLNIYNIAGQLVKTLVNAEQTAGCYSIAWNGSNDNGMNVSNGVYIYRFQAGDMSQTRKMIVLK; this is encoded by the coding sequence ATGAAATTAAAAGCACTATCGTTTTTACTGATGGCGTTAGTTTCGGCAGTTGCCGGGACTGCCAACGAGCAGTTGATATCCGTTTCCCTTAAGGATCGGAATGATATTATCCGGTGGAGAGAAGAGAGAATACCCACGCGGCTGTTTTTGTCGGGACAAGCCCTGTCGGTTGCCGATATCCAAACAGTAATCTATTTGAAAACCAGGGGCTATCAGGTTGAGGTTATCGGCCCATGGAACAATCAAGGCGCATACTGGGTCGCCAGGAACGGTATTCCGATAGGGAAAGGGGAGCCCGAAAAGGTGCTTTGGCAAAAGGGGAAATCAGTGATAGGATACAACTCTTCCGGTAAGGAACTATCGTTGCCAGATCCTCACAGGTATCAGCCCTTTCCGGTAAAAGCGTTGCCAGCCAGATACTGGGATCAGATATTATTAGTCCGGTCGGCCCCGGCCAGGCTGAAGTCCGATCCGGAAATACAGGTCCTGGTGGACCAGGTAAATTCCGATACTCTGACCGCGACCATCCAGAGACTTCAGGATTTTAAGACCAGACTGGCCCTTTCCGACAGCTGTTATGCCGCGGAGGAATGGTTGCTTCAAAAATTCAATTCCTACGGATACAGCGCCGAATATGACAGTTTCTACCACGCCCGAAGCCTTTATTTTGCCGAGCCCTGGCCCGGGGCAGGATACGACCGTAATGTATTGGCCAAGGCCCCCGGTTCTTCCAGGCCATTACAGGAGTTTGTTATCTGCGGCCACCTGGATGCCACCACCCTGGGCGGTTATTCCCACCCCATCGATACCAGTCTCTGCCGCACCGACGCTCCCGGGGCCGATGACAATGCCACGGGCAGCGCCGCCACTTTGGAAATTGCCCGGATCTGCCGGGGAACGTCATTCAACCCATCCCTAACTTATGCGTTATGGGCGGCGGAGGAAAGCTATCTGCTGGGAAGTGACCACTATGCCGCCAGTACCCAAAACCTGGGCACCGATCTCCGGGGAGTGGTGAACATGGATATGGTGGGGTGGATGAATAGTACAGCTATTGATATAGATGTTGGAAGCAGCGACCCATTTTCTCAGTGGCTCAATGATTTGTATTCGGAGGCGGCGCTGATCTACGCCCCGGAGCTGACCGTTTATCAAGGCATGGGGAACGGTTCCGATGATATGTCATTCGCCGACCGGGGTTACCCCGCGCTGATGCTGATCGCCGATTATTATGCCGGCTTCAATCCCTATTATCATACCACAGAAGAGACGATAGACAAGATCAACCCCTTGCTATACACCGCAGTGACCAAAGCCTCGCTAGCGGTGACCGCCATATTGGGGCTTTATCCCGGTCCGGTGGATTCTGTCAAATGCCGCGACCTGGGGGATGGCAGCAGACTGGTGGTCAGCTGGCAGCCCAGCCCGGAAGGTGATGTTACCGGATATAGGATATACCGGGGAAGAAGCAGCGGGAATTATGGCGATACAACTTGGGTGCCGGGACAGACGTCAAATATTGACACTATTGACGGATTGTATTCGGATTCAGCTTATTATTTCGCGGTGACGGCCATGGGATATAATAGCCGCGAAAGTTATGATGCCATGGAAGTCAGCGGAACCCCCAAGCTTCAACCCCAGGCTCCAGCCGGCCTGGCCGTAGTTCCGGTAGACTCCGGAAGCGCTTTGTTATGGGAGAACAATTTTGAACTCGATCTGGAGGGATACAATGTCTACCGCAGGATAGATAATGGAACTTTTGACAGCCTGGCTTATACCACAGATACTTTTTTACTTGACAAGCCACTGTCCGGGGCCAGCCGTTATTACTACAAGATAAAAGCCAGGGACACGGACGGCAACTGCAGCCAGTTTTCCGACTCGGTCTACTGCCGCCCAATTACGCTGGACCAGGGGATTCTTCTGGTTGACGAGACCAATAACTGGTCGACTGGGAGCTTTCCGAGGGACGTCCAGCAGGACAGCTTTTATAATTACATTATGTCAGGATATAAATACGAACAGTACGAGTATGGAACCTCCCTGCAGAAGCCAATATTAGCGGACTTCGGAACGTACTCCACAGTGGCTTGGCTGGCCGATGATTACGCCGGGATGCTAGCTACTGGGGCGGTCAATGATCTGAGGAGCTACCTTGATAACGGTGGCAAACTGTGGTTGGCTGGTTGGAAACCTTCGGGGAATCTGCATAACAGCATAACCTATCCGGCGAACTATGTTGCCGGTGACTTGTCCTACGACTGTTTCAAGATTACGCATGCAGAGTTGTCGGGAACGGCGGACTCCTTTAAAACGGCCTTAGGCTTATATGGTTACCCTGATATAACAATAGATACCCTGAAATATCCCTCCACCATCTGGGGAAAGACCTTGCGGAGCATAGAGGCCCTGACCCCGCTGGCCGGAGCGGACACCATATATGTGATGGACATGAAGAACAATGGCAGTACTTTTGAGGGCCGGGCCTGCGCGGTGCGGGACTCGGGCAAGACGGTGTTCTTTGGCTTCCCGCTGTACTTCATGGACCGGGAACAGGTAAAAGCAGCGGCCCAGAAGGTGATGGCGGAGTTCGGGGAGGAGCCGCTTGGGGCGGCGGGCAAGCCGGAGAACTTGGAGCGGATAACTGATTTCAGATTGTTCCAGAACTCACCCAACCCGTTCAAGAACCAGACGGCAATAAGTTATCAGCTTCCCCAAACGGGCCGGGTCAAACTGAACATCTATAACATCGCGGGCCAATTGGTGAAAACCCTGGTGAATGCAGAGCAAACAGCAGGCTGTTATTCAATTGCCTGGAATGGCAGCAATGACAACGGAATGAATGTATCCAATGGTGTATATATATACCGGTTTCAGGCAGGAGATATGAGCCAAACCAGAAAAATGATAGTTTTAAAATAA
- a CDS encoding LamG domain-containing protein: protein MKRIISILIFLTAVSFTGCTINNYTILPTQPDNNTTGTESFSMAMSLKPAIDSGYTITRIGVKIANGTFTDSMDLTISGDSAKGTFTELVPGTYTITVKAYQNTMLVAQGTGSGVVVAGEMNQAYIHLQFVTTTGDLEILVDWGTVDEPLSGLVASYPFTGNANDVSGNGHNGVVVGATLTSDRFGNTNSAYLFNGTSNIITLCPANQLSLYDQDFTVSAWFNGSSFVNRDATILGNDYGTTSSQLALMVRYNKPLMAFIWNDTYGKSAIQINTWYHIVFRYKKSIGEQGIFVNGIQDTLSLGHSAFIGTDTVRVGRWNRGSSAVGSTYFMGILDDIQIYNRAISDIEIQTLYHVNGWQ, encoded by the coding sequence ATGAAACGTATTATTTCAATATTGATTTTTTTAACAGCCGTATCGTTTACAGGGTGTACCATAAATAATTATACCATTTTACCGACTCAACCTGATAACAATACTACTGGCACTGAATCATTTTCGATGGCCATGTCTTTAAAGCCTGCAATCGACAGTGGGTACACTATAACCAGGATAGGGGTTAAGATTGCCAATGGTACTTTTACCGACTCTATGGATTTAACGATCTCGGGAGATTCGGCAAAGGGGACATTTACCGAGCTTGTTCCTGGCACATATACCATTACGGTCAAGGCTTACCAAAACACAATGCTTGTGGCTCAGGGAACCGGTTCCGGCGTAGTAGTGGCGGGTGAGATGAATCAGGCCTATATTCATCTTCAGTTCGTAACCACTACTGGTGATCTTGAGATCCTAGTGGATTGGGGTACCGTGGACGAACCATTATCGGGGTTGGTAGCCTCTTATCCGTTTACCGGGAATGCCAATGATGTCAGTGGCAACGGCCATAACGGGGTGGTGGTCGGAGCTACACTAACCTCGGACCGCTTTGGCAACACAAATTCCGCTTATTTGTTCAACGGCACCAGCAATATCATTACTCTTTGCCCAGCAAACCAGTTGAGCCTTTATGACCAGGATTTTACAGTATCTGCTTGGTTCAACGGAAGTTCATTCGTAAACCGTGATGCGACAATATTGGGCAACGATTATGGGACAACGAGTTCTCAATTGGCATTGATGGTCCGTTATAATAAACCGTTGATGGCATTCATTTGGAATGATACTTACGGCAAAAGCGCTATTCAGATTAATACTTGGTACCACATTGTCTTCCGCTATAAGAAAAGCATCGGGGAACAGGGAATATTTGTAAATGGAATTCAAGATACCCTGAGTTTAGGGCACAGCGCATTCATTGGCACCGATACAGTCAGGGTCGGACGCTGGAACAGAGGAAGTTCTGCTGTCGGCTCAACTTATTTTATGGGCATCCTTGATGATATCCAAATTTACAACCGGGCAATAAGTGATATTGAGATACAAACCCTATACCATGTGAACGGTTGGCAATAA
- a CDS encoding NAD(P)/FAD-dependent oxidoreductase, translating into MMAAASAAKNGANVVLLEKMPALGRKLLLTGQGRCNVTNNLEPKQFIYDCGSGARFLHGALNRFSGQDALDFFEQLGVKLVLERGGRYFPESQRSMEILLALQKALKQARVDVVCCARVLNISKQPGGFKISTPDKKYTADSLIIATGGKSYPATGSTGDGYGFAQELGHTIVPTRPSDVPLTVKEDFIKQLQGLSLKNVELKLWQGQKRISLFGEMLFTHYGISGPMALDASRVAGGWLKDGPVQCSLDLKPALSNEVLDQRLLRDMDSQGRKTYKNLLKGLLPSSLIPVFCLLSRINQNILVNQLNKEQRGVVRKLMKGIHFTITGLRGYDEAVVTAGGVDLSEVNPKTMESKKTPGLYFCGEVLDLDGPCGGYNLQIAWSTGFAAGNSV; encoded by the coding sequence ATGATGGCCGCAGCCTCTGCCGCTAAAAATGGCGCAAATGTTGTGTTGCTGGAAAAAATGCCGGCTTTGGGCCGCAAATTGCTGCTTACCGGGCAGGGGCGCTGTAATGTCACAAATAACCTTGAACCCAAACAGTTCATTTACGACTGCGGTTCCGGCGCCCGCTTTTTGCATGGAGCCTTGAACCGTTTTTCCGGCCAGGATGCGTTGGATTTCTTTGAACAGCTGGGAGTGAAACTGGTGCTGGAGCGGGGAGGAAGGTATTTCCCGGAATCACAAAGGTCCATGGAAATACTGCTGGCCCTGCAAAAAGCCCTGAAGCAGGCCAGGGTGGATGTTGTTTGCTGTGCCAGGGTTTTGAATATTTCCAAACAGCCTGGCGGTTTTAAAATATCCACACCCGATAAGAAATATACTGCGGATTCTTTGATAATAGCCACCGGTGGGAAGTCATATCCGGCCACCGGCTCCACCGGTGACGGTTATGGTTTTGCCCAAGAACTAGGGCACACTATCGTTCCCACCCGGCCCAGCGATGTGCCTCTGACGGTGAAGGAGGATTTTATCAAACAGCTTCAGGGGTTAAGCCTGAAGAATGTTGAACTGAAATTATGGCAGGGCCAGAAAAGGATTTCGTTATTCGGGGAGATGCTGTTCACCCATTACGGCATTTCCGGTCCGATGGCGCTGGATGCCAGCCGGGTGGCCGGCGGGTGGCTTAAAGACGGGCCGGTGCAATGTTCGCTGGACCTTAAGCCCGCCCTGTCAAACGAAGTGTTGGACCAGCGGCTGCTGCGCGACATGGATTCCCAGGGCAGGAAGACCTACAAAAATCTTTTAAAAGGGCTGCTGCCGTCAAGCCTGATCCCGGTATTCTGCTTACTTTCCCGGATAAACCAGAACATCCTGGTCAACCAATTGAACAAAGAACAGCGGGGCGTGGTCAGAAAACTGATGAAGGGGATTCATTTCACCATCACCGGTTTAAGGGGCTATGACGAAGCAGTGGTCACCGCTGGCGGAGTGGATCTCTCGGAGGTCAATCCCAAAACAATGGAATCCAAGAAAACGCCCGGCCTGTATTTTTGCGGGGAAGTATTGGACCTGGACGGTCCTTGCGGGGGATACAACCTGCAGATAGCCTGGTCCACCGGGTTTGCGGCCGGGAACAGTGTCTAA
- a CDS encoding sensor domain-containing diguanylate cyclase, translating into MSQQRHDINKDQRHLEVMSAWVRWAVLFLAALLTAVHPEQLDYRGLGLIIVLALAAVYNLLIILAGAKVFDILRRQPITLIFDLVFATLLIAFTGGSLSRFFYLYYLAVIWAALLGNRQGALKTAGASIILYISVVAWRRELSWDQLFLYDLFFKIGLLSLTAFWAGFLSDQQKLWRRRHQELSQAADELTRTASNIQSVAMFGIGALISSSKNIEETLGLTLDAIEDIVKSDRCSILLLEFGTRELVLRAARGMRAGMVGKLRLKADQGIAGEVLKTGIPKNVPDTDLEPMFVPSPKGYDKIRSMLVVPLMVREKRLGVINISEVKGKREFTSGELEAIKLIADYAALALENAGIMEEKEREATTDGLTGLYNYRYFWEELLDLMKDEQQHPLSLIWMDLDHFKEYNDVFGHLKGSEILKRMGDMIGTALAGQSSVVCRYGGDEFAVILKNSDRGQACRAAEAIRLSIYRTEFSQTRPGGKKLSASLGVAVFPGDAKEGRELIEKADQAMYFAKEQGKNRVAYWDREKISLTNGSKHKKQIK; encoded by the coding sequence ATGTCCCAACAAAGGCATGACATAAACAAGGATCAGCGGCACCTGGAGGTGATGTCGGCTTGGGTGCGCTGGGCGGTGCTGTTCCTGGCGGCGCTGCTGACGGCGGTGCATCCCGAACAATTGGATTACAGAGGGCTGGGACTGATAATCGTTCTTGCTCTGGCGGCGGTTTACAACCTGCTGATAATCCTGGCCGGGGCCAAGGTCTTTGATATCTTAAGGCGCCAGCCCATCACCCTGATATTTGATCTGGTATTTGCCACACTGCTGATAGCATTTACCGGGGGCAGTCTAAGCCGGTTCTTCTATCTTTATTACCTGGCAGTGATCTGGGCGGCCCTGCTGGGGAACCGCCAGGGGGCCCTAAAAACTGCCGGCGCTTCTATCATATTATATATTTCAGTGGTGGCCTGGCGCCGGGAATTGTCTTGGGACCAATTGTTTTTGTACGACCTGTTCTTTAAGATAGGGTTGCTGTCCCTGACCGCCTTTTGGGCTGGGTTTCTTTCCGATCAGCAAAAACTCTGGCGCCGCCGTCATCAGGAGCTAAGTCAGGCGGCAGATGAGCTGACCCGCACCGCCTCCAACATCCAGTCGGTGGCCATGTTCGGCATTGGGGCGCTGATCTCTTCATCCAAGAACATTGAGGAAACCCTGGGTCTGACCCTGGATGCCATAGAGGACATTGTAAAATCTGACCGCTGTTCCATCCTGTTGCTGGAATTCGGCACCAGGGAACTGGTACTGCGGGCAGCCCGGGGGATGAGGGCCGGGATGGTGGGCAAACTAAGACTGAAAGCCGATCAAGGTATAGCCGGAGAAGTTTTGAAGACGGGAATTCCCAAGAACGTTCCCGACACCGATCTGGAGCCGATGTTCGTGCCATCGCCCAAGGGATACGACAAGATCCGCTCCATGCTGGTGGTCCCTCTGATGGTCCGGGAAAAAAGGCTGGGAGTGATCAATATATCCGAGGTCAAGGGCAAAAGGGAGTTCACCTCCGGCGAGCTGGAGGCCATAAAGCTGATAGCCGATTACGCGGCCCTGGCCCTGGAGAACGCGGGCATCATGGAAGAGAAGGAGCGTGAGGCCACCACCGACGGTTTGACGGGGCTTTATAACTACCGCTATTTTTGGGAAGAACTTTTGGATTTAATGAAAGATGAACAGCAGCATCCCCTGTCCCTGATCTGGATGGACCTGGATCATTTCAAGGAATACAACGACGTCTTTGGCCACCTTAAAGGCAGCGAGATACTGAAGAGGATGGGCGATATGATCGGGACGGCCCTGGCCGGACAGTCTTCAGTGGTCTGCCGCTATGGCGGCGATGAATTTGCGGTTATTCTTAAAAACTCAGACCGGGGCCAGGCCTGCAGGGCAGCTGAGGCCATAAGGCTTTCCATCTACAGGACAGAATTCTCCCAAACCCGGCCAGGCGGGAAAAAACTTTCAGCCAGCTTGGGGGTGGCCGTTTTCCCGGGCGACGCCAAGGAAGGAAGAGAACTGATAGAAAAGGCCGATCAGGCCATGTATTTTGCCAAAGAACAGGGCAAGAACAGAGTGGCTTACTGGGATCGGGAAAAAATAAGTCTGACAAATGGATCAAAACATAAAAAGCAAATAAAATAA
- a CDS encoding UDP-glucose/GDP-mannose dehydrogenase family protein: MKLAVVGTGYVGLVSGVCFAEWGHQVICVDNDASKIEMLKNGQIPIYEPGLKELMDKNLARLSFTTSIEEATDQSDIIFIAVGTPPRPNGEADLSAVESVAATVARRMKSYKLVVEKSTVPVQTGDQVKRTMAQNNVNKVEFDVASNPEFLREGTAIEDSLKPDRVVFGTDSERAQKMLMELYSPLGCPIVATDIQSSELIKHASNSFLAMKISFINAVSVVCEKSGANVEEVAYGMGLDKRIGRSFLNAGIGFGGFCFPKDLQAFIRISEKLGYDFKLLKEVEGINDQQKMNFVKKIEETVWNISGKTIGILGLAFKPNTDDMRFAPSIEIIEALQRDGAKIKAYDPVSMDRAKQVLKDVQYCDNPYDVASDADCLAIVTEWDEFKKLDLAKIRTMLKVPAIVDGRNIFDPFKMKEMGFTYKGIGR, from the coding sequence ATGAAATTAGCAGTAGTGGGGACCGGATATGTGGGCCTGGTCTCCGGAGTTTGTTTCGCGGAATGGGGGCATCAGGTGATCTGCGTAGACAACGACGCGTCAAAGATCGAAATGCTTAAAAATGGACAGATACCGATATACGAACCGGGGCTGAAGGAACTGATGGATAAGAACCTGGCCCGCCTGTCCTTTACCACTTCCATTGAAGAAGCCACCGACCAATCCGATATCATCTTCATTGCCGTGGGTACGCCGCCCCGGCCCAACGGGGAGGCCGATCTTTCCGCAGTGGAGTCAGTGGCCGCAACCGTGGCCCGCCGGATGAAAAGCTACAAGCTGGTGGTGGAAAAATCAACCGTGCCGGTGCAGACCGGCGACCAGGTCAAAAGAACCATGGCCCAGAACAATGTGAACAAAGTGGAATTTGACGTGGCCTCCAACCCGGAATTCCTGAGGGAGGGCACGGCCATAGAGGATTCCTTAAAGCCAGACCGGGTGGTGTTCGGCACCGACTCCGAGAGGGCCCAAAAAATGCTGATGGAACTGTACAGCCCCTTGGGCTGCCCCATTGTGGCCACCGACATCCAGAGCTCGGAGCTGATCAAACACGCCTCCAATTCATTCCTGGCCATGAAGATCTCGTTCATTAATGCGGTCTCGGTGGTTTGCGAAAAATCGGGAGCCAACGTAGAGGAGGTAGCCTATGGCATGGGCTTGGACAAAAGGATCGGCAGAAGCTTTCTGAACGCCGGCATCGGCTTCGGAGGTTTCTGCTTCCCCAAGGACCTTCAGGCTTTCATCCGGATCTCGGAAAAGCTGGGCTACGATTTCAAACTGCTGAAGGAGGTCGAGGGGATCAACGACCAGCAGAAGATGAATTTCGTCAAAAAAATTGAAGAGACGGTATGGAATATTTCGGGCAAGACCATCGGCATCCTGGGGCTGGCCTTTAAGCCCAATACCGACGACATGCGGTTCGCCCCGTCCATCGAGATTATCGAAGCCCTGCAAAGGGACGGAGCCAAGATCAAGGCCTACGATCCGGTGTCCATGGACCGGGCCAAGCAGGTGTTGAAGGACGTTCAATACTGCGACAATCCCTACGATGTCGCCAGTGATGCCGACTGCCTGGCCATAGTCACCGAATGGGATGAATTTAAAAAACTTGATTTGGCCAAGATCAGAACAATGCTGAAGGTTCCGGCCATAGTGGACGGGCGTAATATCTTCGATCCTTTCAAAATGAAGGAAATGGGCTTCACTTACAAGGGGATCGGCAGATGA
- a CDS encoding SDR family oxidoreductase produces the protein MRIIVAGGAGFLGSHLCDRLLADGHQVIALDNLVTGSLENISHLQGRSDFSFIKQDVTKLFRIEEPVDFVFDLASPASPIDFVKIPIEILLVGSYGVHNLLELAREKRAGFLLTSTSEVYGDPMVHPQGEDYWGNVNPIGPRSVYDESKRYAEAMTMAYQRFHQVDTRIVRIFNTYGPRMRLDDGRVVPALIDQARHNRPLTVFGDGSQTRSFCYVSDLIEGIYLTMKSAEHQPINLGNPHEMSILEFARDIQKYTGTKAPIEHKPLPADDPKVRRPDIGRARKILNWEPAVGFEEGIKKTIEWFANKNNNNKTDVSG, from the coding sequence ATGAGGATCATTGTGGCCGGAGGGGCCGGCTTTTTGGGCTCCCACCTTTGCGACCGGCTGCTGGCTGATGGGCACCAAGTGATAGCGCTGGACAACCTGGTCACCGGGAGTCTGGAGAACATCAGCCACCTGCAGGGCCGGAGCGATTTCAGTTTCATCAAACAGGATGTGACCAAGCTATTCCGGATCGAAGAGCCGGTGGATTTCGTCTTTGATCTGGCTTCGCCCGCCAGCCCCATTGATTTTGTGAAAATTCCAATTGAGATTCTGCTGGTGGGATCATACGGCGTGCATAATCTGCTGGAGCTGGCCCGGGAGAAGAGGGCCGGGTTCCTTTTAACATCTACCTCCGAGGTTTATGGCGATCCCATGGTGCATCCCCAGGGTGAGGATTACTGGGGCAACGTCAATCCTATCGGTCCGCGCAGCGTCTATGACGAGTCCAAACGCTATGCCGAGGCCATGACTATGGCTTATCAACGGTTCCATCAGGTCGACACCAGGATCGTCAGAATATTCAACACCTACGGGCCGCGGATGCGGTTGGACGACGGGAGAGTGGTGCCTGCGCTGATAGACCAGGCCCGGCATAACCGCCCGCTGACGGTATTCGGCGATGGCAGCCAAACCCGCAGTTTTTGTTATGTCTCGGACCTGATCGAGGGTATCTATTTGACAATGAAATCGGCGGAGCACCAGCCGATAAACCTGGGCAACCCCCACGAGATGTCCATACTGGAATTCGCCCGGGACATTCAAAAATACACCGGCACCAAAGCCCCGATCGAGCATAAGCCCCTGCCGGCCGATGATCCCAAGGTTCGAAGACCGGATATCGGCAGGGCCAGGAAGATCCTGAACTGGGAGCCGGCGGTCGGCTTTGAAGAAGGGATAAAAAAGACAATAGAGTGGTTCGCCAATAAAAACAACAATAACAAAACAGATGTTTCCGGTTAA
- a CDS encoding glycosyltransferase family 39 protein, producing MFPVKKATGYLILGLILLIGLVLRMDGLKWGIPKAPYWRSYHPDERVAFYTLLEMTTSNGSLNPHYFINPTFHYYLIGSVWWAAKIIKLVPSAKDIVNESPSVTLDDVTNIWLLARSISVVLGVLTIWLTFLLGREFFENDTYALAGAWMTAVMPTMVVQSHYLTVDGPVGFWFVAALLLMIRAFRNGRMWGWAAAGLVAGISMATKYNALAGIIPVFTALLIRQIMNRDEKVEKMPIRALIFASCLITGFLLGCPYAVLSFSEWKEGINGLMYYNVLPTQWLYPWFVTSRLSLGWPCWVMLLVSLTAIFIKPDKTGIVLAAGVFPLFLIYGYKASPFMRHMVLLVPLMILLIIYAFKKGGEYFRNRSFKIMAGGLIFLTSLYALANSLAWVKVMSGQDTREEAAEYLIQSVPIGSNIGLAGRSWFYTPPLEEDQYNLVRLEYNPDKLGYLSPQLVVISEYESKQYAFCRVAPEVRESFFKMFNERYHVKKTFRRIPQYCGIKFDDYPLADWNYFYPEITIYERTY from the coding sequence ATGTTTCCGGTTAAAAAAGCCACCGGGTATCTGATCTTGGGTCTGATACTGTTGATCGGTCTGGTGTTGAGGATGGATGGCTTAAAATGGGGGATCCCGAAGGCGCCGTACTGGAGGTCTTACCATCCTGATGAAAGGGTAGCCTTTTATACTCTGCTGGAGATGACTACTTCCAACGGATCCCTCAATCCCCATTATTTTATCAACCCCACCTTTCATTATTACCTGATAGGATCGGTCTGGTGGGCGGCAAAAATCATTAAATTAGTGCCTTCAGCTAAGGATATTGTAAACGAATCTCCTTCGGTAACCCTGGATGATGTAACCAATATCTGGCTGTTGGCCCGTTCCATCAGCGTAGTGCTGGGAGTTCTGACGATTTGGCTGACCTTTCTTTTGGGCCGGGAGTTCTTTGAAAATGATACTTATGCTCTGGCCGGAGCCTGGATGACAGCTGTTATGCCTACCATGGTGGTGCAGTCACATTATTTGACGGTCGACGGGCCAGTGGGATTCTGGTTTGTGGCGGCATTGTTGTTGATGATCAGGGCTTTCAGAAACGGGAGAATGTGGGGGTGGGCTGCCGCCGGTCTGGTAGCAGGAATCTCGATGGCCACCAAGTACAACGCCCTGGCTGGCATCATACCGGTATTTACAGCTCTTTTGATCCGGCAGATAATGAACCGTGATGAGAAGGTCGAGAAGATGCCTATCAGGGCTCTGATTTTTGCATCCTGCCTGATAACAGGTTTTTTACTAGGGTGTCCATATGCGGTGCTTTCCTTCAGCGAGTGGAAAGAGGGGATCAATGGTTTGATGTATTACAACGTTTTGCCCACCCAATGGCTTTATCCCTGGTTTGTCACCAGCCGCCTTTCCCTGGGCTGGCCGTGTTGGGTAATGTTACTGGTCTCCCTGACAGCAATTTTCATAAAACCTGATAAAACGGGGATTGTTCTTGCAGCCGGTGTATTTCCATTATTTCTGATCTACGGCTACAAGGCTTCGCCTTTTATGCGGCACATGGTACTGTTAGTACCCCTGATGATATTACTGATAATATATGCTTTCAAGAAAGGCGGCGAATATTTCAGAAATCGTAGTTTTAAAATAATGGCTGGAGGGTTAATCTTTTTGACATCACTTTATGCCTTGGCTAACAGCCTGGCCTGGGTAAAGGTGATGTCCGGACAGGATACCAGGGAGGAAGCGGCAGAATACCTCATTCAAAGCGTACCTATAGGTTCGAATATTGGTTTGGCCGGGAGGTCCTGGTTCTATACTCCGCCCTTGGAGGAGGACCAATATAATCTTGTCCGTTTGGAATACAATCCGGACAAGCTTGGCTATTTATCTCCACAGCTGGTTGTGATAAGTGAATACGAATCAAAACAATACGCCTTTTGCCGGGTGGCTCCCGAGGTACGGGAGAGCTTTTTCAAAATGTTCAATGAACGTTACCATGTAAAAAAGACATTTAGAAGAATTCCTCAGTACTGTGGAATAAAATTCGATGACTATCCTCTGGCCGACTGGAATTATTTTTATCCCGAGATAACAATTTACGAAAGGACCTATTAA